In Syntrophales bacterium, the genomic stretch TCGATTAGTGCGGACCACAAAGAATGAAGAAAAAGATCGAGTTGAGGCAGATCAACAAGAATAACCGCCGGGAATCCGTCAATCCGGAAGGTCAAGGGAAATCTCCGTTTTCCCCTTGACAAAACTTATCATGGATGTCCCTATTTATGCCTATTTATGAGAGAAGCGGAATGTAGGTTTGGTGCAGAGTCGTGTTCGACAGTTTTACGCGGTCTGGCGAGACATTTCTTGATACGAAAATTCCCACAGCCCTGCATTAGCTTTTGCGTGTTCAATTGTCATACTCACGAGATTGCCTTTTTCGTCAATGTCCACATAAATGTTTTCACTTATCTCTTTCGTCTCATAGACTTCCCTGTCTGTGAATTCAACGTGAGCAGTGTCAGTGTCAGAAAAATATTTTACTTTCATAGTTTAATCCTCCTGGTAAGACCTATCGAAGAAGGTATTATGCACCGTTTCTCCATCATCGAGCAAGATAACCCTTAAATATTTGCCTACTTCTGATATTTTGGCCCATTTTCTGATCCTTCCATCCGATTGAGTCTCGGTTTTTTCAGGATTGGCAATGACAAATTTTATCCATTCTTCTTTGATTTGGGCTCGATCAGATC encodes the following:
- a CDS encoding DUF2283 domain-containing protein produces the protein MKVKYFSDTDTAHVEFTDREVYETKEISENIYVDIDEKGNLVSMTIEHAKANAGLWEFSYQEMSRQTA